In Candidatus Delongbacteria bacterium, the DNA window CCCTTGTTACAGACATTCCAAATAAGTTTAAAAAAGCTATCAACTACATTATCATTGAAGAAAGGGGTGCTGTATGGGTAATGACTCCTGATCTAACTTCAGAAAAAGATATAAACCATATAAAAATTGATATTTTTAAAAATGGTATATACCAGAATAGTTTTTACTCTACGGAACTTGAATACCATTTGAGTTATAGTGATAATTTATTTTATAAAATTAAGAATGGATATTTGTATCAAATGTCTAATAAAGATGGGAATTTAAAAGTTTTTGAGATTATCAAAAAATGATATCGAAAATTATTTAGGTTCTTTGTTAAGTAAAATAATATTTATTCTTAAACTCGTAAGTCATGTAACGATAAGGCTATAATCAAATTTTAAAGGCATTACTTAAAGAAAAAAAATCCGGATCTAATCCGGATTTTTTTTTATCTATAACTTTACCATTTATTTTTTACTTTACCGCCCTTAACCTCAATCATCTGCTTTTGAATCTTATCCTGAGTTTCTTTTTCCTTGTCTTTCATCGATTCCAAAAGCCTTTCAGCTTCCTCTTTACTCATATTCTTCTTCTTTTCCTGAGGTTGCTGCTGTTGCTTTTTCTGTTGGTCTTGATCTTTTTTCTGATCTTCATTTTTTTTGTTTTGCTGATCTTTCTGCTGGTCTTGTTTATCTTGATCTTGCTTATTTTGATCCTGATTCTGATCCTTCTTTTCCTGATCTTTTTTATCTTGATCTTGATTCTGGTCATTTTGTTGCTGCTGTTGTTGTTCCTGTTGTTCTTTTAATTTTCTAGTAATCTCATAATTTATTGCAGCCTCTCTATTTTGTGGATCAAGTTTTAAAGCTTCTTTATAGTAATTCATCGCTTCTTCCAATTTCTGCTGGGTAAAATAGGAATTACCAATATTGTATTTCGTATCAGATTGAAGATTCACATCCTTAGAACCTAAAGCTTTTCCATACTCTTCCATAGCTTCATCAACTTTTTGCTGTTTGAAAAGAGTATTAGCTAAATTAAAATTAAGATCTTCTCGTTTAGAATTTTCCAAAGCTTTTCTATAATACTTCTCAGCTTTTTCATATTCAGCTTTGTTATACTGCTTTTCACCTTCGTTAGCATCAAAATATGTGACACTATAAGCTGAAATCAGGTAAGTCAGGATCAATATTACTAATAATTTCATTTTTCCCTCCTTGCGTAGCTGATAAGTGATTCAAGAAAAAGTAAAGCAAGTGCAATAAAAATAAACACTCTAAATCTATCCTCAAAATCATCAAAAACTTTTGTATCAAACTCTTTTTTCTCAAAATTACCAATCTCTTTCAAAATTTCTTCAAGTTCAGAATCACCTGAAGCCGCTCTGTAGAAATTTCCACCAGTTTCTGTAGCTATTTGACGAAGTGAGAGTTCATTAAGCTTAGAAACAACAACATTGCCTTCATCATCTTTAAGAAATCCACTCTTTACAGGAATCGGTGCTCCACCGATTGATCCAATTCCAATAGTGAAAACTACAATTCCATTGTCGTTCAATTCCTTTACAGCATCTTCAATACCCTGCTCATGATCTTCACCATCAGAAATTAAAATGACCAGTTTTTTGTTTTCATCCTTATCGCCAAATGCTTTTTGTGAAGTTATTAAAGCATCAGCAAGTGAAGTTCCGTCCTGAGGCAATATTCCAGGATTCATCAAATCCAAAAACATTCTGGCTGCACCATAATCTGTAGTCAACGGACACTGAATAAATCCTCTTGAAGTAAACCCAACTAAAGCAATTCTATCACCTTCCAATCTATCCATGAATCTCTTCACTTCATATTTCGTTTTCATTAGACGATTAGGAGTTATATCTTCACTCATCATTGACATTGAAAGGTCAACAGCTATAACAATATCAATACCTTCTCTTTTAGCTTCAACAAGCTTCGTTCCCATTTGAGGATTGATCAAAGCTACAATCAAAAAAGAAAATGCAAGAATCAGAAGGATATGTTTAAATCTTCTTTTTGATCTACTGGAAGTTGTTCCAAGTTTATCAATCATCTTTTTTGAAAAAACATTTTTCAATTTTCTTTCAAATAGATTACTTGTAAGGAAGTAGTAAATTATTAATGGAATAATCAACCAAAACAGGTGAAGATAGCTTAGATTTTCATAACGTATCATATTCATAACTATAAGCTCCTTCTGAAAAATGATGTATCAAGAAAAGTTGAAAGCAATAGAAGTATCATTCCAGGAATAAGATAAATTCTGTACTTCTGAGTAAAAGTTTTATAAACTTTAGTGTTTATTTTCGTTTTCTCAAGAGTATCGATCTCACCGTAAATTTGCTTCAATTTATTTTCTGTTTGAGCTCTGAAAAATTGACCACCTGTCTTTTCTGCAATCGCTTTTAGCATCTCCTCATCCACTTTAAACTCAGTATCTCTGATAACATCTTTACCAAACATATCCTTACCAAATGGATATGGAGCCCTAGTTCTTCCAATTCCAATCGTGTAAATCTTTACTCCCGTAGCTTTTGCTGCATCTGCAGCAGTCTCAGGAGCAATCTCACCTTTATTATTATCACCGTCAGTCAAAAGAACCACAACTTTAGATTTTGCATCACTATCTCTCAGTCTGTTGACTGAAGTAGACAGAGCATCCCCTATGGCAGTACCATCCTCAATCTGTTCCATTTTAACTTTATCCAGAAGCTCTTGAAGAATTCCGTAATCCGTAGTAAGAGGACATTGAGTGTATGATTCACCAGCGAAAACCACTAAACCTATTCTATCATTTTTTCTACCAGCGATAAACTCTTTTGCTACTTCAATTGCAGCTTTAAATCTATTTGGTTTAAAGTCCATTGCCTTCATGGAAGTGGAAACGTCAAGTGTAAGAACAATATCGATACCCTCTGTAGTTGTCTCACTATTTTCGTTGGTACTAATTGGACTGGCAAGTGCTAAAATTATCAAAGCCATTGCGGATAATTTTAACAAGCTAGGTAGAAAATATAGTCTTGACCTTAAAGTAGGTTTTATTCCTTCCAAGAGTCTAAAGTCAGAAACTCTTAAATATGCACGTTTCTTCCTTTTTATATTATATACAAAAATGATAGGAATAATAAATAGGAAGTATAAATATTCCGGATGTTGAAACTCCATCATTTAACCTCCTCTTTTTTCATTTGCTCACTCTCTTTGGTATTCTCAATAAAATCTCTTGCTGTAGTTACAAACCCGTTCATCTCATCAGCAAGTAGGACATGTTTTGCAAATTTTACCATATCAGTAATTCCAAGAAGGGATTCTAGTTCCTCTTTCAATGCCTTATCTGTAATAAATTCCTCTGCTTTTGACATAATGTCTGTAGTTGGAAGCTCTAAAGCTGTAAACTTATACCTTTTTTCCAGATACTCCCTAACAATAGTAGAAATCTCAGTACTAAACTCTTTGTATAAACCTTTACCATTCAGATCCTTTGAGATAAGGATTCTTAACTTCTCCAATGCTACAACGTGAGCAGGAACCTCTCGCTTCTTGATAACCGGTTTGATTGTTCCAGTTCTTTTTTTCTTAAGAATTAGATAAATAACAACTATTGTCAGTATAACGAGCCCAATTATTGAGAAAATTAATGTTTTCTCTTCACTGCTAAGATTATATTTACGAACTCCCTTAATCGGTAAAACTGTTTGTAAACTATCAAGAGGAATATTAATCTGTTTCCCAGTACTATCGATAGCAGTAACTGATCCACTTTTCAAAACAGAGATTATCTCAATTTCTAAAGAATCTGATTTAACAATATCTGTTTCTTCTCCTTTTGAAACTTCTATCTCTATTGGACCTAAAAAGTATTTTCCCTCTTTTTCAAAGCTAGTGTATTCTCCTCGCCAAATTTCAGTAATTCTATTACCAAGATCTTTCTTATCAACCATTTCAGAACTTATACGTTCAAACGATCCGATTGATGCATTTTCAAGATCCTTATAATAAATTTTTTCCTCTTTGTCGTAGGAAATCTGTAGTTCCACTTTTATTCTTTCACCAATGGAAATACTATTTCTATCAGCTTTTATGCTCACATCAGCACAAAACAAAAGGGAACTAAATATTAGAATTAATAAAATGTATTTCATCAGCGTTTACTCCGGCTTTTGAAAAATACCATAAGCGGTTTAATGTAAGCTTCGTTGATATCAATTGCTACTCTATCTACTTTGTTACGATTGAATAGCTTAGTTTTTTCACTATTTAATTTTTCTAGATTAGCTTTGAAAATTGATCTGTTTCTTTTTGATGAAAGATCAAATATTCCTCTTTTCCCACTTTCATTATCATAAAGCTCAATGAATCCAAGTTTATCAAGATTCTTTTCAGCATTATCGGAAAGATCAATACCCACTAAATCATGGCGGGAAGAAACAATCTGCAATCCCTTTTCATAATTTTCGCTCATGAAGTCAGAAATTACAAAAGCTGAACATCTTTTCTTTTGAACTCTACCTAAAAACTCAAGAGCTTGTTCAATATTTGTTCCTGTATTTTCTGCTTTAAAGTATATAAGCTCTCTAATAATTCTGAAAACATGGGCTTTACCCTTTTTTGGCGGAAGAAATTTTTCAATCTTATCTGAAAATAGAATCAAACCAACTTTATCATTATTTTTTATTGCACTGAAAGCAAGTACAGCTGCTAATTCTGTAGCAATCTCTTTTTTTAGATTTTCTGAAGAACCAAACACACCACTTCCAGAAACATCTACAAGAAGCATCAGAACGAGCTCTCTTTCCTCTTCGAAAACCTTTATGTATGGTGATTTCATACGAGCTGTTACATTCCAATCGATATTTCTAATATCATCACCATAGGAATATTCCCTTACTTCAGAAAAGTTCATACCACGTCCTTTGAAGCGGCTATGATATTCACCACTGAAATGCTCGTTTACCATACCTCTGGTTTTGATTTCCAGAGCACGTACTTTTTTTAGTATATCTTTTTCATTAATTTCCAAAATTCCTCCTAAGGGATTTCTACGGAATCAAACACTTTAGTAATGATATCTTCACTTGTTAATTCTTCAGCTTCAGCTTCGTAAGTAATACCAATTCTGTGTCTCATAACATCTTTACCAATTGCTCTGATATCCTCAGGAGTTACAAATCCTCTTTTCTTAATAAAAGCATGTGCCCTTGCAGCTTTGATAAGATTTATTGAAGCCCTTGGACTTGCACCATATTCGATATAATTTTTATAGTCAGCTATGTTATATTTTTCTGGAAATCTTGTAGCATTTACAATATCAATAATATATTTCTCTATTTTTTCGTCAACATAGATGCTCTTAACAACATTACGTACATCGAAAATCTCTTTTTGAGTAATTACAGGATTTATTTCTCGTGATTCATCCTGTGAAACTCTTCTCATTACTTCAATCTCTTCTTGAGGTGTTGGGTAAGTAATTTTAATTTTTAACATAAACCTATCTACCTGTGCTTCAGGTAGCGGATAAGTACCCTCCTGTTCAATAGGATTTTGAGTAGCTAAAACAAGGAAAGGTTCATCAATTTTATAAGTATTTTCACCGATTGTAACCTGTTTTTCCTGCATCGCTTCTAGCAGAGCAGCCTGCACTTTTGCTGGAGATCTGTTTATCTCGTCAGCTAGAATAATATTTGCAAAAATAGGACCTTTTTTAGTTTCAAATTTACCGGTGCTTTGATTGTAAATCATAGTACCAATCAAATCAGCTGGAAGCAAATCTGGTGTAAACTGAATCCTTTTAAAACTTGTATTTATGGCAGAAGATAAAGCCTTAACTGTTTCAGTTTTAGCAAGACCAGGAACACCTTCAAGAAGTACGTGACCACCAGTAAAAAGACCAATTAATAGTCTTTCTATCATATACCTTTGCCCAATAATTTTTTTGCCAATCTCAGTGGAAAGAAGATCTAAGAATCTTGCTTTCTCTTCCACTTGTTCTGTAATCATTCTGATATCAACGTTCATAAATTATCTCCATTTTTTTCGTTTCTACTAATAACAAAACCCAAAGGTTCCAACAAACTACTAATTCTTTCGTACTTTATTTACTCTAACCTATCTTTCATGCCGAATATAAGTTAAATTATGCTGAATTTCAATTGTGATAATTGTAAAGTTTTTTCAATATAAAAAAATGTCGATTTTGATGAAATAGCTTATTTTTAAGAAGTTATAAATAACGACAAAATAAAGATTTAAAGTTTGATCCTTTAAAAAAACGATTTTGAAGCTCTCTTCTTTCATTGCAATCTTAGAGGATCAGATTTCTACATCTACCCTCTTGAGTTTAAAGTGAGTATCTTCTCTCCATGCTATTTTAAGATATCAGCCAATCTCTAGGTGCAGAAATCAAATACCCCATTCTTTGGCCAAGTAAGTTCGTGGGCTTAGCCTGTGTCTAAAGAATTTTATTGATGTTTTTTTTATACTATCCTTTTAATTTTATAGCCACGAATAATACTAATAAAATGCAGGATACGATATTCTAAAGACGAGCTTAATTGTAAATTATCAATTATCAAGGATTAACGGAAGATCTAATTTTGTTTGATTAAATATCTACTTTTTCCCATTCAAATTTTGATATATTTTGTATCTCTTCATCAAATTCGACACCGAGTAAGAAGATATCTTTCTGCTCATTTAGATATTTTTTATAATACTCTTTCATTTTTATCTGTTCAAGTGCATTTACAGGATTTGTTTTCATTTTAAATTCAAATATAAAAATACTAACATCAGTAATAACAGTTAAATCGACCACTCCTTTTCGATTTGAATCTTCTGCAATAACTTTTTCTCCTAAAGAGGTAAAGGCTACATAAAATAATGAATGATAATACCCTTCATAGTGAGCAATATTGTTTTTACGATACCAATCAGAAGGTATACTTTCAAAAAATGAGGTAAAACCATTCTTAATCATCTCTGGATCTTTTTCATATAAACCATCATAGAGAGAATCACTTAACTGGTTCTTTTTTATCAAATTATCATCACCTGGAATAAAGAAATGCCTTCCTAGATACTCAGTTAGTGCCATTTTTACTTCTTTATTAGGAATCTGTAAAATAAACTTTGTAACATTCCTTTTTCTGTAACTCTTTTTAATAGTCAAATAACCCGATTGAAGCAATAAAACTTCCAACTGAATATGATTTATATCGAATTCTTCAAGTTGTGCTTCTGAAAGTTCAATTTTATTAAAATCAGGAAGGTAATATTTCTTTTCCTTTATTAAATTAAGTAAAAAAG includes these proteins:
- a CDS encoding tetratricopeptide repeat protein — translated: MKLLVILILTYLISAYSVTYFDANEGEKQYNKAEYEKAEKYYRKALENSKREDLNFNLANTLFKQQKVDEAMEEYGKALGSKDVNLQSDTKYNIGNSYFTQQKLEEAMNYYKEALKLDPQNREAAINYEITRKLKEQQEQQQQQQNDQNQDQDKKDQEKKDQNQDQNKQDQDKQDQQKDQQNKKNEDQKKDQDQQKKQQQQPQEKKKNMSKEEAERLLESMKDKEKETQDKIQKQMIEVKGGKVKNKW
- a CDS encoding VWA domain-containing protein, with amino-acid sequence MNMIRYENLSYLHLFWLIIPLIIYYFLTSNLFERKLKNVFSKKMIDKLGTTSSRSKRRFKHILLILAFSFLIVALINPQMGTKLVEAKREGIDIVIAVDLSMSMMSEDITPNRLMKTKYEVKRFMDRLEGDRIALVGFTSRGFIQCPLTTDYGAARMFLDLMNPGILPQDGTSLADALITSQKAFGDKDENKKLVILISDGEDHEQGIEDAVKELNDNGIVVFTIGIGSIGGAPIPVKSGFLKDDEGNVVVSKLNELSLRQIATETGGNFYRAASGDSELEEILKEIGNFEKKEFDTKVFDDFEDRFRVFIFIALALLFLESLISYARREK
- a CDS encoding VWA domain-containing protein is translated as MMEFQHPEYLYFLFIIPIIFVYNIKRKKRAYLRVSDFRLLEGIKPTLRSRLYFLPSLLKLSAMALIILALASPISTNENSETTTEGIDIVLTLDVSTSMKAMDFKPNRFKAAIEVAKEFIAGRKNDRIGLVVFAGESYTQCPLTTDYGILQELLDKVKMEQIEDGTAIGDALSTSVNRLRDSDAKSKVVVLLTDGDNNKGEIAPETAADAAKATGVKIYTIGIGRTRAPYPFGKDMFGKDVIRDTEFKVDEEMLKAIAEKTGGQFFRAQTENKLKQIYGEIDTLEKTKINTKVYKTFTQKYRIYLIPGMILLLLSTFLDTSFFRRSL
- a CDS encoding DUF58 domain-containing protein, with the translated sequence MNEKDILKKVRALEIKTRGMVNEHFSGEYHSRFKGRGMNFSEVREYSYGDDIRNIDWNVTARMKSPYIKVFEEERELVLMLLVDVSGSGVFGSSENLKKEIATELAAVLAFSAIKNNDKVGLILFSDKIEKFLPPKKGKAHVFRIIRELIYFKAENTGTNIEQALEFLGRVQKKRCSAFVISDFMSENYEKGLQIVSSRHDLVGIDLSDNAEKNLDKLGFIELYDNESGKRGIFDLSSKRNRSIFKANLEKLNSEKTKLFNRNKVDRVAIDINEAYIKPLMVFFKSRSKR
- a CDS encoding AAA family ATPase, which translates into the protein MNVDIRMITEQVEEKARFLDLLSTEIGKKIIGQRYMIERLLIGLFTGGHVLLEGVPGLAKTETVKALSSAINTSFKRIQFTPDLLPADLIGTMIYNQSTGKFETKKGPIFANIILADEINRSPAKVQAALLEAMQEKQVTIGENTYKIDEPFLVLATQNPIEQEGTYPLPEAQVDRFMLKIKITYPTPQEEIEVMRRVSQDESREINPVITQKEIFDVRNVVKSIYVDEKIEKYIIDIVNATRFPEKYNIADYKNYIEYGASPRASINLIKAARAHAFIKKRGFVTPEDIRAIGKDVMRHRIGITYEAEAEELTSEDIITKVFDSVEIP